The following are encoded together in the Lagopus muta isolate bLagMut1 chromosome Z, bLagMut1 primary, whole genome shotgun sequence genome:
- the HDHD2 gene encoding haloacid dehalogenase-like hydrolase domain-containing protein 2: protein MAARRALKAVLVDLSGTLHVEDSAVPGAQEALKRLRGAPVTIRFVTNTTKECKKDLLERLTKLGFDIAEHEIFTSLTAARNLLEQKQVRPLLLVDEKALPDFTGIATDDPNAVVIGLAPEHFHYDMMNKAFRLILDGAPLIAIHKARYFKKKNGLALGPGPFVAGLEYATDVKATVVGKPEKTFFLEALRGTSCAPEEAVMIGDDCRDDVGGAQNAGMRGILVRTGKYRPADENKINPAPYLTCESFPEAVEHILEHLL from the exons ATGGCAGCTCGGCGCGCGCTGAAAGCTGTCCTGGTGGATCTCAGTGGCACGCTGCACGTCGAAGACTCGGCCGTGCCGGGTGCGCAGGAAGCTCTTAAAAG GCTGCGTGGCGCTCCAGTTACAATTCGGTTCGTGACCAACACCACCAAAGAGTGCAAGAAGGACCTGCTGGAGAGGCTGACCAAACTGGGCTTTGACATTGCAGAACATGAAATCTTCACGTCTCTGACGGCAGCCAGAAATCTTCTGGAGCAGAAGCAGGTGCGGCCGCTCCTCTTGGTGGATGAGAAGGCCCTGCCTGATTTCACAG GGATCGCCACTGATGACCCCAATGCAGTGGTCATAGGACTGGCTCCTGAACACTTTCACTATGACATGATGAATAAAGCTTTTCG GTTGATTTTGGATGGTGCTCCTCTTATAGCTATACATAAAGCCAggtatttcaagaaaaaaaacgGCTTGGCTCTGGGACCTGGACCTTTTGTAGCTGGACTGGAATATGCCACAGATGTCAAAGCAACAGTGGTGGGAAAGCCAGAAAAAACGTTCTTCCTGGAAGCTTTACGAGGGACTAGCTGTGCCCCAGAGGAGGCTGTCATGATTGGTGAT GACTGCAGGGATGACGTTGGTGGGGCCCAGAATGCAGGCATGCGTGGGATTTTGGTCAGGACTG GTAAATATCGACCAGCggatgaaaacaaaatcaatccAGCCCCTTACTTAACGTGTGAGAGTTTCCCAGAGGCAGTAGAACATATCCTAGAGCATCTGCTATGA